One Pseudomonas sp. MH9.2 DNA segment encodes these proteins:
- the atzF gene encoding allophanate hydrolase, translated as MSHDLHSSDLRLDSVRAAYQDGRQTPRQLILALREKAAALNPDYHLFIHLLSATELEPYLAALENSDLNDLPLYGVPFAIKDNIDLAGIPTTAACPAFTYTPERSATIVEQLIGLGAIPLGKTNLDQFATGLNGSRSPYGACPNSVLAEYPSGGSSAGSSLAVALGVASFALGTDTAGSGRVPAALNNLVGLKASKGLISTAGVVPACRTLDCVTTFTATAREASQLLGLVARLDSRDEYSRSNPLWNDASAFGAPRPFRFGVPRAQDLAFFGCEQGPLLFGDAIDRLTAMGGEAVTLDLSPFLEAARLLYDGPWVAERYSVAGELMEHNPEAVLPVIRAVLSKAPAVTGVQTFRAHYRLQALKALCDKALEGLDCVVTPSIGRPVTLAELEAEPVLRNSELGYYTNFMNLLDYAAVAVPSAFMDNGLPWGVTLFGRVFTDHYLLSLADALQRHTGLPVIGGHAPNLSAPTTVARNDMARLVVCGAHLDGLALNWQLKQRGGRLLEVTQSSADYQLYALAGGPPFRPGMLRVAQGGVAIAVEVWELPSRELGSFLSGIPAPLGLGKVQLADGRWESGFICEPYGLEGATDISHLGGWRAYLSA; from the coding sequence ATGAGCCATGACCTGCATTCAAGCGACCTGCGCCTCGACAGCGTTCGCGCCGCGTATCAAGACGGTCGCCAGACACCTCGGCAACTGATCCTCGCCCTGCGCGAAAAAGCCGCTGCGTTGAACCCGGACTATCACCTGTTCATCCATCTGCTGAGTGCTACCGAGCTGGAACCCTATCTGGCCGCGCTGGAAAACAGCGACCTCAACGACCTGCCGCTGTATGGCGTGCCGTTCGCGATCAAAGACAACATCGACCTGGCCGGCATCCCCACGACCGCCGCCTGCCCGGCATTCACCTATACCCCGGAGCGCTCGGCGACCATCGTCGAGCAGTTGATCGGCCTCGGCGCAATTCCGTTGGGCAAAACCAACCTCGACCAGTTTGCCACCGGGCTGAATGGCAGCCGCTCCCCCTATGGGGCCTGCCCGAACAGTGTGCTGGCCGAGTACCCGTCAGGCGGCTCCAGCGCAGGATCATCGTTGGCCGTGGCGCTCGGCGTCGCCAGCTTCGCCCTCGGCACCGACACCGCCGGGTCCGGCCGAGTGCCCGCAGCACTGAACAATCTGGTGGGACTCAAGGCCAGTAAGGGCCTGATCTCCACTGCCGGGGTGGTGCCCGCCTGCCGCACCCTTGATTGCGTGACCACTTTCACCGCCACCGCGCGCGAAGCCAGCCAGTTGCTCGGTCTGGTAGCCCGACTCGATTCGCGTGACGAATACAGCCGCAGCAACCCGCTGTGGAACGACGCCTCTGCGTTCGGTGCGCCCCGCCCGTTTCGTTTCGGCGTACCCCGTGCGCAGGACCTGGCGTTCTTCGGCTGCGAGCAAGGGCCCCTGCTGTTCGGCGATGCCATCGACCGTCTGACCGCGATGGGCGGCGAAGCAGTGACGCTGGACCTGTCACCCTTCCTCGAAGCTGCGCGCCTGCTGTATGACGGCCCATGGGTTGCCGAACGCTACAGCGTTGCGGGCGAACTGATGGAGCACAACCCAGAAGCGGTATTGCCGGTGATCCGCGCAGTACTGTCGAAAGCACCGGCCGTGACCGGCGTGCAAACGTTCCGTGCGCACTACCGCCTGCAAGCACTCAAAGCCCTGTGCGACAAAGCCCTTGAAGGTCTCGACTGCGTAGTGACGCCCTCCATCGGTCGCCCGGTGACCCTCGCCGAACTGGAGGCTGAACCGGTGCTGCGCAACTCGGAATTGGGTTACTACACCAATTTCATGAACCTGCTGGACTACGCCGCCGTCGCCGTACCGAGTGCCTTCATGGACAACGGCCTGCCGTGGGGCGTGACCCTGTTCGGTCGGGTCTTCACTGATCACTATCTGCTCAGCCTGGCCGACGCCCTGCAACGCCATACCGGCCTGCCGGTGATCGGCGGCCACGCACCCAACCTGTCAGCACCGACCACTGTCGCCCGCAACGACATGGCACGCTTAGTGGTGTGCGGCGCGCACCTGGATGGCCTGGCGCTGAACTGGCAACTCAAGCAGCGCGGTGGCCGCTTGCTGGAGGTCACCCAAAGCTCGGCGGATTACCAGCTCTACGCATTGGCCGGTGGACCACCGTTTCGGCCCGGCATGCTGCGGGTCGCGCAAGGCGGCGTAGCGATTGCCGTGGAAGTCTGGGAACTGCCAAGCCGCGAACTGGGGTCATTCCTCTCCGGCATTCCGGCACCCTTGGGCCTGGGCAAGGTTCAGTTGGCCGACGGACGCTGGGAAAGCGGTTTCATCTGCGAACCTTATGGCCTGGAGGGCGCGACAGATATCAGCCACCTAGGCGGATGGCGCGCCTATTTGAGTGCCTGA
- a CDS encoding dermonecrotic toxin domain-containing protein yields the protein MNDPENPVPPVPARTAPAPTYSLEHPALTHLTGNHSEQSDTLPSSGAFALSPFYYATPDDHLEGLSQEPPPATALNHKQLATLRKSRAARLLAMSPLSLKAWQMDMDCPPGVHAYVNEQLTRLLFEQTGKPSLPDHIYMNFTTDTRPAVFVDGQELYTRRLSLTDVAVTSFDAASFYALMQSAEPERLFDEATPSLSTTLVLTLIDKADWPRHYETLLAVFWARHELTYRTLAKLSFLDTLGRYHTRKMISLDGYNLTLEAMGLDRFPTTVETLETSAKGERTVVRVVLLNDQILPGIFQLTSKNTSHSFIHITGQKPAVFEYISDNPELMRQKLLDALNTSPWLASYLDAADKQGNSPFTLDIKTLDEDIFSALTRAQKAFSFEQHSQHTHTDALFMLVERGLTLVSVLDRWELQPDIVKRIPNPLMAANRLMRSYLKNDHQLDVNPDHVFIRYVRGTSTTPLGSAHSPITYVQPPDETPISLSNALLSNYRVERPVGYIDNGARTTVYTDPTGKGQWSEGAALEISPEVIESHIRSINFLDLMSKQLNRFWEKQGTAIEQSFKTTFMAQAVISLKQKQLTRAGFDLIVEMLDTTSTSIRCKALGFYLKPSLIEGTQCQPCAGLLVFTHADTPLTVLYQAGQSVAFIEFSRDIELTRYIQTAAKDKQWQRMLLSYIPVRLHEKFMYLLDVWSGNSIPDPASSLLRPWTDVVYANDLHKAKARALCEQPITSSPFVFMRETLERNYQDDANEHIVTSKEVSLRYWTRQLNHLQLLLAPMSLLLTPVALASLATHAGSIYLGIATAALPGNRNTEKTQTALNVLSLGLLQLAPYTPRLLRLFNTFNVLGKTAIAGASATSAATKSFGSWLGRSMNARKTRLETFFNTNSLLKTWNIPGHSTFGTLPVKVWKLGRKFLLWTSDKAQARTLVVSTHGHYLPWTNTARIPNGTELRTYAPHGYELVDPTLHRVVSQRVKPFSILNNANNSLARPPGPLPPYAITDKVLAGTSLPGNIKNYSLMKFQSTRGETYQEISHVVRHSNLSPLNGLPATPMDVLTVRNRLGMTYPNLQDLFKSLSEQGIHYDKILLVHCRCSAINSLIGRSPAYIAPTANMPITP from the coding sequence ATGAATGACCCAGAAAATCCAGTCCCCCCTGTTCCAGCACGCACTGCACCCGCCCCAACATACAGCCTCGAACACCCCGCACTTACGCACCTGACCGGCAACCACAGTGAACAGAGCGATACCCTACCTTCCTCTGGAGCCTTTGCGCTGTCGCCGTTTTATTACGCAACGCCCGACGATCATCTGGAGGGACTGTCGCAGGAACCGCCACCCGCCACAGCGCTAAACCACAAACAACTCGCCACGCTCAGAAAGAGCCGCGCCGCCAGACTGCTCGCCATGTCGCCCTTGAGTTTGAAAGCCTGGCAGATGGACATGGACTGCCCGCCGGGAGTGCACGCCTATGTCAACGAACAACTGACTCGGCTTTTATTTGAGCAGACCGGTAAGCCCTCCCTGCCGGACCATATTTACATGAACTTCACGACCGATACGCGTCCGGCCGTCTTTGTCGATGGGCAAGAACTTTACACGCGGCGTCTGTCCCTCACCGACGTGGCGGTTACCTCTTTCGATGCAGCCAGTTTTTATGCCCTGATGCAGAGCGCTGAACCTGAGCGCCTGTTTGATGAGGCAACACCTTCGCTGAGCACAACCCTGGTCCTCACGCTGATCGACAAGGCGGACTGGCCTCGACACTACGAGACCCTACTTGCCGTCTTCTGGGCCAGGCATGAACTGACGTATCGCACCCTCGCCAAACTTTCATTTCTCGACACGCTGGGCCGGTACCACACGCGTAAAATGATCAGCCTGGACGGTTATAACCTGACGCTTGAAGCCATGGGACTCGACCGGTTCCCCACCACCGTTGAAACCCTGGAAACATCAGCCAAAGGCGAGCGCACGGTCGTCCGTGTAGTGCTGCTGAATGACCAAATCCTGCCGGGCATCTTTCAGCTGACCTCAAAAAATACATCGCACAGTTTTATTCACATCACCGGTCAAAAACCTGCCGTTTTCGAATACATCAGCGACAACCCTGAGTTAATGAGGCAAAAACTCCTCGACGCGTTGAACACGTCGCCCTGGCTCGCGTCGTATCTGGACGCTGCCGACAAACAAGGGAACTCGCCCTTCACTCTCGATATAAAAACTCTCGATGAGGATATTTTTTCCGCGCTCACCCGCGCCCAGAAAGCGTTTTCATTCGAGCAGCACTCACAACACACCCACACGGACGCCTTGTTCATGCTGGTCGAACGCGGCCTGACCCTGGTGAGCGTTCTTGATCGCTGGGAACTTCAGCCGGATATCGTGAAGCGGATACCCAACCCACTGATGGCCGCCAACCGACTGATGCGCAGCTACCTGAAAAACGACCATCAACTGGATGTGAATCCGGATCATGTTTTCATTCGCTATGTTCGAGGCACATCGACCACCCCATTGGGTAGCGCCCACTCGCCCATCACGTATGTTCAACCCCCCGACGAAACCCCGATCAGCCTGAGCAACGCCCTGTTGAGTAACTACCGGGTCGAGCGGCCGGTGGGTTATATCGATAACGGCGCCCGTACGACGGTTTACACCGACCCCACAGGCAAGGGGCAATGGTCCGAAGGCGCTGCGCTTGAGATATCCCCGGAGGTCATCGAAAGCCACATCAGGAGCATTAACTTTCTTGACCTGATGTCGAAACAACTCAACCGGTTTTGGGAGAAGCAGGGAACTGCTATCGAGCAGTCGTTCAAGACAACCTTTATGGCGCAGGCAGTGATCAGCCTCAAACAGAAACAGTTAACACGCGCTGGATTCGATCTCATCGTCGAAATGCTGGACACGACGTCTACCAGCATCCGCTGCAAAGCGTTGGGTTTTTACCTGAAACCCTCGCTGATAGAAGGCACGCAATGCCAACCCTGTGCCGGTCTGCTGGTATTCACCCACGCCGACACACCCTTGACGGTGCTGTACCAGGCCGGTCAGTCCGTGGCATTTATCGAATTCAGTCGCGACATCGAACTTACCCGTTATATACAAACCGCCGCCAAGGATAAGCAGTGGCAACGCATGCTGTTGAGCTATATACCGGTCAGACTCCACGAGAAGTTTATGTATCTTCTTGATGTTTGGAGCGGTAACAGCATCCCCGACCCGGCTTCCTCCCTGCTTCGGCCCTGGACAGACGTGGTTTACGCCAACGACCTGCATAAAGCCAAAGCCCGAGCCCTCTGCGAGCAGCCCATTACTTCGTCGCCGTTCGTCTTCATGCGCGAGACGCTTGAGCGCAACTATCAAGATGATGCGAATGAACACATCGTGACCTCGAAAGAAGTTTCGCTGCGCTATTGGACGCGTCAGCTCAACCACCTACAGCTGTTGCTGGCGCCCATGTCGCTGCTGCTGACGCCCGTGGCGCTGGCCTCTCTTGCGACTCACGCCGGGTCCATCTACCTGGGCATCGCGACAGCAGCATTACCGGGAAACCGGAACACCGAAAAAACCCAGACAGCGCTCAACGTGCTGTCTTTAGGGCTGTTGCAGCTGGCGCCCTACACCCCCCGATTGCTGCGTTTGTTCAACACATTCAACGTTCTGGGGAAAACAGCCATAGCGGGGGCTAGCGCTACGTCCGCCGCCACAAAAAGCTTCGGCTCCTGGCTTGGCCGATCAATGAATGCCCGTAAAACCCGCCTGGAAACATTTTTCAATACCAACAGCCTGCTCAAGACCTGGAACATTCCCGGTCATAGCACCTTCGGCACCTTACCCGTCAAAGTATGGAAGCTTGGTCGAAAATTCCTGCTCTGGACCTCGGACAAGGCTCAAGCCAGAACCCTGGTTGTAAGTACACACGGGCATTACTTGCCGTGGACTAACACTGCACGGATCCCCAATGGCACCGAACTTAGAACCTACGCACCCCATGGTTATGAGCTGGTCGACCCAACGCTTCACCGAGTCGTGAGCCAGAGGGTCAAACCGTTTTCTATTTTAAATAACGCAAACAACAGCCTCGCGCGTCCTCCAGGCCCGCTGCCGCCGTATGCCATCACCGATAAGGTGCTGGCCGGAACATCCCTTCCGGGCAATATCAAGAATTATTCGCTGATGAAATTCCAGAGTACTCGCGGCGAGACGTATCAAGAAATCAGTCACGTGGTGCGTCATTCGAACCTGTCGCCTTTAAACGGTCTTCCCGCTACGCCCATGGACGTACTGACTGTCAGAAATCGCCTCGGCATGACTTATCCGAACCTGCAGGATCTTTTCAAATCATTGTCTGAACAGGGTATCCACTACGACAAAATTTTATTGGTGCACTGCCGTTGTTCTGCCATCAACTCTTTGATAGGCCGCTCACCCGCGTATATAGCACCGACCGCGAACATGCCGATTACACCGTGA
- a CDS encoding sensor domain-containing diguanylate cyclase, giving the protein MPLRSPLNSQRSLILTLVVLLGSGFLATSLLSYYASRASIRDSIVNTELPLTSDTVYSEIQKDLVRPILISSMMARDTFMRDWVVAGEHDPEQMTRYLNEVMSHYSAYTAFFVSNTSLKYYQAKGVLKKIDANEPRDIWYYRVRDMAAPYEINVDPDMANKDNLTFFINYKVFDYKDNFIGATGVGLTVDAVIKLIDRYQQRYQRSVYFVDAFGRIVLTGAQGGPLGAVIGQSLKDMPGLKDLHDKLPRPQTGSFEYQTQGQNHFLNVRFIPELNWYLFVDKQEDGALTDIRQSLYLNLFICLVVTLVVMFLLHRAIGRYQRKIEAQATLDSLTGLPNRRGFDLMALKAMQEAQREPKPLAALLIDIDHFKRLNDDHGHLAGDEVLVGFAQDLQSCLRQSDIICRWGGEEFIILLKDTNSASAQQVAEKIRLLAEQHSYTFSATSLQITVSVGLTELQPDDTLHSLIARADHALYRAKHTGRNRVCMERARSQFE; this is encoded by the coding sequence ATGCCACTTCGCTCTCCACTCAATTCCCAGCGTTCGTTGATCCTGACGTTGGTGGTCCTGCTGGGGAGCGGTTTTCTGGCGACATCTCTGCTCAGTTATTACGCCTCGCGGGCGTCGATTCGCGACAGCATCGTCAACACCGAACTGCCGTTGACCTCGGACACGGTGTATTCGGAGATCCAGAAAGACCTGGTCCGGCCGATCCTGATCTCATCAATGATGGCTCGTGACACCTTCATGCGTGACTGGGTGGTGGCTGGCGAGCACGACCCGGAACAAATGACCCGTTACCTCAACGAAGTCATGAGTCACTACAGTGCCTATACGGCCTTTTTTGTCTCCAATACCAGCCTCAAGTATTACCAGGCCAAAGGCGTCTTAAAGAAAATCGACGCCAATGAGCCACGCGACATCTGGTACTACCGGGTACGCGACATGGCTGCGCCCTACGAAATCAACGTCGATCCAGACATGGCCAACAAGGACAACCTGACCTTCTTCATCAACTACAAGGTGTTCGATTACAAAGACAACTTCATCGGCGCCACGGGTGTGGGCCTGACCGTGGATGCGGTGATCAAGCTAATCGATCGTTATCAGCAGCGGTATCAACGGAGCGTGTATTTCGTCGACGCCTTCGGCCGGATTGTGCTCACGGGCGCTCAAGGTGGACCACTGGGAGCCGTCATCGGCCAGTCCCTCAAGGACATGCCGGGCCTGAAAGACTTGCACGACAAACTGCCGAGGCCACAGACCGGCAGTTTCGAATACCAGACGCAAGGCCAGAACCATTTTCTCAACGTGCGCTTCATCCCAGAACTGAACTGGTACCTGTTCGTCGACAAACAGGAAGACGGCGCCCTCACCGATATCCGCCAGTCGCTGTACCTGAACCTGTTCATCTGCCTGGTGGTGACACTGGTGGTCATGTTCTTGCTGCACCGGGCCATCGGCCGCTATCAGCGTAAGATCGAAGCCCAGGCCACCCTCGACAGCCTCACGGGCCTGCCCAATCGCCGCGGCTTCGATTTGATGGCGCTCAAGGCCATGCAGGAAGCGCAACGCGAGCCCAAGCCCTTGGCGGCGCTACTGATCGACATCGACCATTTCAAGCGTCTCAATGACGACCATGGCCATCTGGCGGGCGATGAAGTGCTCGTAGGCTTCGCTCAGGACCTGCAAAGCTGCCTGCGTCAGTCGGATATCATTTGTCGCTGGGGCGGCGAAGAGTTCATCATCCTGCTCAAGGACACCAACAGCGCCAGCGCTCAGCAAGTCGCGGAAAAAATCCGTCTGCTGGCAGAGCAGCACTCCTACACCTTTTCCGCCACGTCGTTGCAGATCACCGTCAGCGTTGGCCTGACTGAACTGCAGCCTGACGACACCCTGCACAGCCTGATTGCCCGCGCCGACCACGCGTTGTATCGCGCCAAACACACTGGGCGCAATCGGGTGTGCATGGAGAGGGCCCGGTCTCAGTTTGAATAG
- a CDS encoding cysteine-rich CWC family protein: MHSQTMEKSSIDPDRCPVCGASNRCTLADPRTATQPCWCFSVSIDPTVLQALPLEVRNAACLCPRCAQIETDVQSKPND; encoded by the coding sequence ATGCACAGCCAGACGATGGAAAAAAGCTCAATCGATCCTGACCGCTGCCCGGTCTGCGGCGCCAGCAACCGCTGCACCCTCGCCGACCCACGTACGGCGACGCAACCCTGCTGGTGCTTTTCAGTCAGTATCGACCCGACTGTACTCCAAGCGCTGCCGCTGGAAGTGCGCAATGCTGCCTGCCTGTGCCCGCGTTGCGCACAGATCGAAACCGACGTTCAGTCGAAGCCCAACGACTAG
- a CDS encoding pseudouridine synthase, which produces MRLDRFLSNLPRFSRKDVRFALVAKRIKVDGQTVSDPLHEVREFTRVECDDDVLQAGKPARYFMLHKPPGCVSATLDPQHPTVLDLLDEPDKEDLHIAGRLDFNTTGLMLITNDGVWSRRLTQPQTKLAKIYYVETEQTISDDYVQKFAEGFYFAFEDLTTQPAELTLLGPHCARLSIVEGRYHQVKRMFGHFNNKVLRLHRERMGPLQLDADLAPGQHRALSTEEILAI; this is translated from the coding sequence ATGCGTCTTGATCGATTCCTCAGCAACCTGCCGCGCTTCAGCCGCAAAGATGTGCGATTTGCGTTGGTGGCCAAGCGCATCAAGGTCGACGGTCAGACCGTCAGCGACCCCCTTCACGAGGTGCGTGAGTTCACCCGTGTGGAATGCGACGACGACGTATTGCAAGCCGGCAAACCGGCACGCTATTTCATGCTGCACAAACCACCGGGCTGCGTCAGCGCGACGCTCGACCCACAGCATCCAACGGTGCTCGACTTGCTGGATGAGCCGGACAAAGAAGACCTGCACATCGCCGGTCGACTTGATTTCAACACCACGGGCCTGATGTTGATCACCAATGACGGTGTGTGGTCGCGACGATTGACCCAGCCGCAGACCAAGCTGGCAAAAATTTACTACGTAGAAACCGAGCAAACGATCAGCGACGACTACGTACAAAAATTCGCTGAAGGGTTTTATTTCGCGTTTGAAGACCTCACCACTCAGCCCGCCGAACTGACCCTGTTGGGGCCTCACTGCGCGCGGCTGAGCATCGTCGAGGGCCGCTACCATCAGGTCAAACGCATGTTCGGCCACTTCAACAATAAAGTCCTGCGCCTGCATCGCGAGCGCATGGGCCCCCTGCAACTGGACGCCGATTTGGCGCCTGGGCAACACCGCGCCTTGAGCACCGAAGAAATCCTCGCGATCTGA
- a CDS encoding alpha/beta hydrolase codes for MRPEIAVLDIQGQFRVYTEFYRADAAEKTIILVNGSMATTASFAQTVRNLHPQFNVVLYDQPYAGKSKAHNLHRQPLTKELEGQILLELIDHFAAEHVLSFSWGGAATLIALAQKPRRIEKAVISSFSPVVNEHMRDYLERGVKHLGAFDRHEVGYLVNNTIGKHLPSLFKRFNYRHVSSLDIHEYVQMHFHISQVLTTDQLCYVDAAKRIDVPVLFLNGEWDEYTAADDAQLFGDHVRHSEFCTLRATGHFLDMEHKAACRDSQEALLSFLKPTPVAKRPRYTQVQSHHAFAL; via the coding sequence ATGAGGCCAGAAATCGCTGTGCTTGATATACAAGGTCAGTTCCGGGTTTACACGGAGTTCTACCGCGCAGATGCCGCAGAAAAGACCATTATTCTGGTCAACGGCTCGATGGCCACTACTGCGTCCTTTGCTCAGACTGTTCGCAACCTGCACCCGCAATTCAACGTGGTGCTGTACGACCAACCCTACGCGGGCAAATCCAAAGCGCACAACCTGCACCGGCAGCCGCTGACCAAAGAGCTCGAAGGTCAGATCCTGCTTGAGCTGATCGACCACTTCGCCGCCGAACATGTGCTGTCCTTTTCCTGGGGCGGCGCAGCAACCTTGATTGCCTTGGCGCAGAAACCACGACGTATTGAAAAAGCTGTCATCAGCTCGTTCTCACCCGTGGTCAACGAACACATGCGCGACTACCTCGAACGCGGCGTCAAGCACCTCGGTGCGTTTGATCGCCACGAGGTCGGCTATCTGGTGAACAACACCATCGGTAAACACTTGCCGTCGTTGTTCAAGCGCTTCAACTACCGGCATGTCAGCAGCCTGGATATCCATGAATACGTGCAAATGCACTTTCATATCAGCCAAGTGCTGACCACTGACCAACTGTGCTACGTCGACGCCGCGAAACGCATCGACGTGCCCGTGTTATTCCTCAACGGCGAGTGGGACGAATACACCGCAGCAGACGACGCCCAGCTTTTCGGCGACCACGTGCGCCATAGCGAGTTCTGCACCCTCCGGGCCACCGGCCACTTTCTGGACATGGAACACAAAGCCGCCTGCCGCGACTCGCAAGAGGCCTTGTTGAGTTTCCTCAAGCCCACACCCGTCGCAAAACGGCCACGCTACACCCAGGTACAGAGCCACCATGCATTTGCACTGTGA